GGCCGCTGCCGGATGCGCTCCcagcggggccggccgggcaGGGTGCGCACGAAGGGGGCCATGCCCTGCGAGTACAGCCGGCTCTGCTTGTTCATGTTGAGGATGTGCAGCTTGATCAGCTTCCCCGGGGCGCCGCCGCGCACGCTGAAGTAGAACCAGGACCTGGCGGGACGGGCGGGGTCGGCGCGGCGGGGTCGGGCaggcggcccccccccggcccggcccggcccggcccgcccgtTACCTGTTGCCGTTCTCGTACTCGGTGCGGGCGCAGTCGGGCCGCGTCCAGACGTTGAACTCGTAGTCGGCGGCCGGCAGCGCGTCCCCCCGCGGCGGCTCCACCTGCTCCACGCGCGCCAGGTTGCCCGAGTCGAAGCGGGAGCTGAAGAGCAGCCCGCCGCACCGCACCTCCatggccgcccgccgcccgcaTCGCCccgcacggcccggcccggcccggcccggccgcctcGCAACAGCAACGCGCCCGCCCGTTGGCCCGCCGCTCCGCAGCAACGCGCCCGCCCGTTGGACGGCGCCTCGGCAACGGGCCGCGCGTGCCCCGCCCGCGTCCCGACGGCCGCGCCCCTTCTGGCCACGCCCCTTCTGGCCACGCCCCCTTCTGGCCACGCCCACGACGCCCCCAGGTCctgcggcggccccgcggggacACGGGGGGCGTGAGCAcgtgcgtgtgcgtgtgtgcgtgtgcgtgtgtgcgtgtACGTGTGTGCgcgtgtgcgtgtgcgtgtACATGTGTGCGTGTACGTGTGTGCATGTACGTGTacgtgtgtgcgtgtgcgtgtgcgtgtgcgtgtgtgcgtgtgcgtgtgtgcgtgtgcgcGTGTACGTGTGCGTGTACGTGTGTGCATGTGcgcgtgtgcgtgtgtgcgtgtACGTGTGTGCGTGTACGTGTGCGCGTGTGCGTGGGGCGGTGAGCACGTACACGCACAGGGGTGTGCACATATGGGCGTGCGAGCGCGTACGTGGGGGGGTGAGCACACAGCCGGGTGTGCACGAGCACTTACGTGTGTGTATGTACGCGCGTACACACGTGTGGGGGGTGAGCACACAGCCGggtgtgcacatgtgtgtgtgAGCACGGAGGCGTGGGGGGTGAGCATGTACCCCTCCTGTACACACACGTACAAGTGCGAGCACACGTACACACAGCTCCACACGCGCACCCCCTATACCCAAgtgcacacacacccccccGTACACCCTGCACGTGCACGCAGATGTACGCACAGCCGCACCCACATGCACGGGTGTGCATCCATGCACGTAGATTTCTGTGCACAGCCAGCCGTGTGCAAGCACACCCATACACAGGCACCTGCACACGCACAGCCACCCTCACGCAGCATGCATGTTCACCCTCGTgcgcacacacgcacacgcacacacaggCGGTGCCACAACCCGAGGACGTGAGCACCGATCCCAGCGCCTgagccccccctgcccctgccctggggctgcccagggacccGCGGGCTGAGGCGCTGGAGAGCCCGGGGGGGCACGTGGACACCCGGGACCCCCAGTGACCCCgagccccttcccagccctgctgggggcagcggcagcagcatcCCCCCATCCGCCCGTCCGTCCATCCACCCCCCCATCCCGCGTACGGCCCCAGCCCCCCGGTCCCCGTGCGGGACAGACGtgacaggaggcagcaggaggaccCAGCGCGGTTCATTGCCCCCCCGCGGGCCGTGCTCGCTCCGGTGAGACCCAGGGACAGGGAAGGGGTCGGGGCGGCCCAAAACCGAATCACAGGGCGAGAGCAGCCCCGCAACAAGGCCCCCGCGGCGCCGTGCGGCCCGAGGGCCCCGGGGGCCCCGCCATGCTGCCGggggccgcagccccccagGCGGCTCCAGCACGTCCCCAGGCCTCGGGCAGCAGCTCAGTGTCCAGAGATCATGGCCGAGGCCCAGTTTGTGACGGCCAGGGTCGTGTTCTGCAGGTAAACCCACGAGGAGTAGGTGAAGCTCGTCAGGTGTGCTCTCAGGCAGTCCCACGACACCTCGCCGCTgcaagagggaggggaaggggttACGGGGGGCGAGACACGGGCAGCGAAGCCCCCGCCCGGCTCCCCTGAGGGCAGCACCCAGGTGCAGGGGGCACACGGGGAGGCGCAGTTAAACGGGGGCGGCGCTGGCACGCAGCCAGCCGGGGGACCCCTGCGGcactgccccagccccgccgcgcGCAGGCTCTGGGCACGGGCGCCAGCACCCGCCTCCCTCGGGGCCCAGCTCGCTGCGGGACCCCCGCGCCAACCCCACCGGCCCCCATGGGAGGGACTTCTCCCCGTAACACGGGCCCGGCGCCTCGCTGCCCGCTCCTGCAGCCGCGGGGGACCAGCGGTACTCACTGGCAGGCGTCCAGGCagtgctcccagccccgctgcagggCGGCGGCGCCGTGCTCCAGCAgcggcagcaggcagctccgcagcaggaagagcagcagctcccggACGCACTCGGCGAAGTGCAGGACGGCCTCGGGCACCCGGGACTGGagctgcggggccgggagcgggctGGGGTTGGAGAGCTGCGGCGGGCACCCGGCAGCACCGGGGTGCAGAGCTCGCTCCCGACCCACGCGCGCAccgccgggggctgcccccggccgcTGGGCGCGGGCCCGTGCTCTCTGGCAtcgccctgcccgccccgcgcTCCCCGGGTTGGACGGTGCGCAACGCGCCCGGGGACGCgtctgtgctgctggctccgcGCGGGTGCTGACGCCACCTCCCTCCTACCCGGCTCCCAGGGGAATAAATGGCTCTGGGGCTTCTCCCCGCTCAGACCCGCTGCTGCCGGGCTGAGGACTGGGCTAACTGGGGAGATGCGGGACGTGGGCATCCGCACCCGCTGCTCTCTTCCCACCCAGCACCTCGCAGGACCCCGTCCCCTCGCTGGGGaccccgtccccgtgcccccctcccGCGGTGCCCCCAGCCAGCACGAGCGCAGCCCCCGTCCTCACCCATTCAAGGAGCCAGGGCAGGTGGTCCCGGGCCCAGGAGAGGTGCGAGGAGCACAGCTCGGAGACGCGCAGCGCCAGCTCGGCCGTctttgcccagagcagctgcagagcgGGCTGCAGGACGGCCGCCCCCCGGGAGCAGCAGGCGGGCAGGGTGCTCTCCAGCCACCTGCGGGAGAGCGGAGGCTGAGGCAGCGCCGGCTGCGCCGGCACCAACAGCAAGGCCACGGGAGCACGCGTGTACCTGGAGACTGCTGCCACAGCCAAGGGAACGGGAGAACTCAAGAGCTGAGCTGAAAAGCACTTCCAGGAGCACCTGGGGAACGCTTCCCAAGCAAAAAGGGCTCCCTACAGAAATCACCTGGTGCTGCATTAGCAACTTCACACCCCCTCAGACGCACGCGCTGCTGCTTGACGTGAGTGCCACTGACCTGTACCCCTCCAGGGAGTAGTGGGACGCCTTGTGCCAGGCTTGCTGCGAGGCAGACAGGATGCCGGAGGAGCGGAGCACGCGAGCAGAAGTGGAGGCTGCAAGAGAAGGGAGCACCCCCTGAGCAGCGCGTCGGCGGGGCTGCAGGCTTCGGGAAGCTGCCCTGCAGGGCTCAAAAGCTGCCGGGGACTGCCCCCCGACAGTCCCCAGGAGGTTTCCCTGGGACACACAGCTCGAACTTCACCGGGAAATCTCAGGATGCGCCCAGAGCTGACAAAGGGGCGCAGGAGCTCCCGGGCCCAGAGGAACCCAGGCTAAGGCAGCCCCAGGGAAAAGAGCCCGGgaggcggcgggcagggccggaGACGTGTCGCCCGCACGGCCTGCCGAGGGCTTCTCGCCCAGCCCGGCGGCGTGCCCCCGGGACACGGACTGAcggcagaaggcagcagcacggGCTCGGGGCGTAGGCGAGGCCGTGGGGGCCTGGCTGAGAGCGGGGTGTGCGTGGTGATGGGACCAGGGCGATCACTGCTTCGGGGCGTGGGTCACGTCcttccctgcagagccctgcgCGAGGCGGTGCGGGCCGTACCCTGCAGCGAGCCGTGCGTCCGGACGTCGTGCATGAGGAAGCCGACGGCAAAGACCAGGCCGATGAGGAGCAGCCGGGACCAGGGGAAGCCGCCGCCCTtcatcttctgcagcagcacctgggggagcagcagcacggaCCCCGTCACCTCGCTGCTCCCCAGCCCGGCGGCTCCGGCAGCAAAGGACGCCCTCCGTGGGGAAGCCCAGGCGGTCCCCAGGCTGAAGGATGAGCTTTGGGCTCCTCCACTTCATGATTTTGGCCCCGTGTTTTCCTCTGCCGCCTCCTCACCCCACTTTGCGCCCACCCCCAGCACAGAGCTTTGCTTGCGGGTGCTTTTcgctgccacagcagctggcaggggcagggaccGGCACCGCAGGGACCAGCCCCGCCTGCCCCCGTGTCCCATGGGCGCTCtcggcacagcagcagctcagccccgcGAGCACCAGCGGCGGGGAGCGGCCAGCCCCCGCCCGGCACGGAGGAGCCGAGCCCCACGCTCACCTTGCAGGCGGCATCGCACGCCGCCACGTCCTGCTCGCTGCCGGGCCCCCGCGCTGCCAGCTCCTCGTTCGTCACCTTGAACGAGCGAACCGTCTCCTGCAGGGACTGCCGCGCCTGGGGGGCAGGAGCTGCGCTGCGGAGGGGCGATGCGGCACCGAGCACCCGGTGCCCGCAGCCCGTCCTGGCGGGACCCCGGCAGGGGCACGGGACCACCCCCAGCAGCCCGCTCTTACCTTCCTGCTGCCGTTGTCCCAGGACTCCAGCAGGTGGTTCAGGAGCAAGCTACAGGGTGGGAGGAAACGCGGGCTCGGTCAGCGCCCCGAGGAGCAGCACAGCGCGCTCCCAGACGCTGCCGAGGCAGGGCTGGACGGCCGGGGCGCAGCAGGCAGCGGGGCGCACAGCCCGCAGAACCGATGGCCGAGCGGCCGGAGCAGAAAGCCACCGGGGAGACCAGCCTGCAGGGGCACGGTGGCCCCAGAGAGGTCACGGTGGCCGTGCCTCGCAGCCTGCGCTCCGCTCGGCCCCGTGCCTGGAGCAGGGCAATGCAGGAAACGTGCCCCGGGAGCCCCACGCGGCTGTGCCGTGAGCCCCGCTGCTCCCACACGGCAGGCTCGGCAGGCTGGGCAGCGGGCGACCGGCTCCCGGCTGGGACTGCCCGGCTCGCCACTGGCTTCCTGAGGCAGGCCGGCGTCGTGCACGGGCATCCCTGCACACGGgaagccagcagccagcccgAAGTGGGCGCGAGGAGGCTTTGACCCCGCTCAGCGGGCAGGAGCACTGCCCGCCGCAGGCACCCACCTGGACTGGGAGAGGTGCTTGGTGTAGAGCTGCCTCCAGACGCTGAAGCTCAGCGGGTCCACGCTCAGACACTGGCTCATGGAGGTGAGGAGCTGGAAggagcacagcacccagctgcccTCACGCTGCCCGCGGGACGCGCCGTGCCCGAGCACCCGCATCCAGCCGGACCTCGGGGGGCGGCATCGCAGCCCCtgcgccccccgccccgagcaCCGCTCACCTCCTTGCGCATGGCGGGCGGGCAGCTCGGCGTGGCGCGGGACAGGAAGGAGGGGAAGTAGGTGTGCAGCGTCGCCTCCGGCCTCGCGCCCAGCGCCAGCACCTTCAGGCGCGGGTAGAGCCGccgcagctgctcctgcaggctgggggagaGGCACAGCCTGCGGACACCGCCCCCGTCCCCAGCACGGGCCCTGCCACGTGTGCCCTGGAGGGCCCTGCAGCCCACACCAGGGTAACCGGCTTGTGAGGCTCCGCAGCCCACAGCGATCTGACAGCTGCGTGCACGTAAGGAGGCTGGGAAGCACGAGGGACAACAGTGCAGTGTTCCCGTCTCGCCCCGTTCTGCTTTCGGTTCACTGAACAGCCCCAGGAGCACACGAAGCACCTGCTGAGCGCTGCCGAGGCACAGAAGGTCGGGCGAGGACAGCCCGCCCGAGCGCTGCATCCTTCCGCTGCGTGCAGCCTCCTGTCCCGATCCCGCTGGCATTTCCCCACCACACTTGCTCTgagtgctgctgcctgagccCCTGCCTACCCCGGGGACACCGCGCGCCCCCCACAAACACCGTGTGtcccccacagccccacaaAGCCCCCGCAGAACAGCCGAGCAAGGGGACGGGGGCGCTGACCCACACCGCAGAGCCCCGCACACCGCCGCGTGCCCCCGGGGCGGCACAGCCCTACCTGGGCGACAGCGAGTTGTTGGGCATGAAGGCGAAGTCCAGGAGGGGGAAGAAGTCCTTGGGTCCGATCATACCGAAGCCTTTGGTCAGGTTTGGGTGCATTCTGCAAGGCGTTGGGGAGCGCTGCGGTGGGTGCCAGCCGTGCCGCACCGGCAGCTCCGTCCCCCCCCGTCCTCCCCCAGCCGGGCTGGTTCGCGTCTCACTGGGAAcgcagctccagcaggcaggCGCTGCCCAGCTGCCAAAATTGCCTTCCCATGGCCCGGTGCAGCcacgggagggagggaggcggcTCCCCGGGGACGGTGCGggcgcagcccctgccctgtccctgtggCTGGGGGGCTTTCAGCTTCCCACTGCACCCCGATAACAGCAGGGCTCCCCCAGCCACAGACTCGCTGGGGAAGTACATGGGAAAAATGGTTTTGTGGGCTTCATTTTCAGTGCCAGAAAGTGGGGAGGTGTTTGTATTTGCTGCTGGTCTTAGACACAAAGGTCTTATGTGCCCTGttatttccccccccaccccccgagACTATGGATAACTggacagggctgcagcaggcggGGCCGGTAAATGCAGCTCGGTCAGAGAAGAGAAACGTGGTCAGGTTATAGAGAACTGCTTCGGCAGCGGTTCAGAAAGACCAGGAGGAACtgctgcacctcctgccctgcaagAGGGTCTGGCTGCGGCTCCGCTGCGCCTCTCTCTGTGGCCGGAGACCTTGGGGTGCCCGTGCCGGACAAGGCTGCGGGGGCTCGGGACACGAGCCCTGCTCCCGGCACAGCCCCGTCCCCCCGAACCGCGGCACGGCCGCGCTGCCAGCGCTACGGCACGGCTCCTGCAGGGACGGGCAGCTCACAGCCACCCGGTGCCGGGAGGTCCCCCGGAGGACCTCTTGTGCTTCTCACTGCGCTGCTTCTCACACTCAgcacgcgcgcacacacacgAGCACGGCGCAGACACGAAGGTGCCAGGGCCAGCCACCTGGGCGGGCTCTGCCCTTGCCAAGACAAAGCCGAGGCGTAACTCACATCAGCAGACGGTCCAGGTAGGCAACAGCGTACGGGGAGAGCGCCTTGATCCCGAGCACCGGGAGCATAACTCCGAGCCACACTGCGGAAGAGAGAGGCCGTCAGGCACGCGGGGACGAGGTCTCCCGCAGCATCCCCGCCTGCTAGGCACGGGCAGGCTGCTCCCACCGGCACCCGGCTCCTCAACCACGGAGGAGGACCGgagccccagcactgcagctgcattTAAACCCGGGAACACCCGGCTCGTGACCGCGGACAggcccctgggagcagcagcgcCTCGCAGGGGGACGGTCCCGCTGGAGAGGGCCCGGCGGCAGCGCCTGTCCTTGCTCCAGTGCTTAGCACGAGAGCAGAGCGTACTCTGGGACAAATGGGCTGCTGGCCGAGCTCCCACAGCCGTGCAGCAATAAGCCACTTCTCAGTGTTTAGAGTGGTGACATCGTATAGCTCCGTGTATTTACACATCTATAAACACACTCCAGCACGCAGCCCTCCCGCTGCTGCGGCGGCAGCTAATGTTTAACATATATGGTTAAGAAACGGGGGCAGGCACAAGGCTTAACGAGCGGTTAATGGGAGCGATCCCAGACAGCAAACCGTGCGGTGCTGGGGGCGCCGCGCTGCATCCCACCAGCATCAGCGTGCCGTCACCGCGGCAGCTGCCCGCGGCACGTCCAGACACCCTGACCTCGAGCCGTCGCCCAcgcactgcctgcagctgccccggGAGCCTGGCCAGGGCCATGCCCCCGTCCTGGCGCTCCCACTGCCGCACGCCACAGCTCTGGACGCGCAGGCTCCCTGCACTCACCTCTCAGGCCTTCAGCGAGGTCGGCGAAGCCGGCTTGCCCCAGCGCCCACAGGATGGTCAGGCACTTGGCCGGCCTGTTCTGGTGGGACCGCAGCAGCTCCAGGTACTGCGGGGAGCAAGGGGCTGGCGCTCAGTGGGacgtccgtctgtctgtcccaCCGCGGCGCTCAGCGGGCGGCTCTGAGCCGCGGCACCTCCACGGGGGTGCCAGAGGCCACCACCAGATGACCGCGGCGCCAGCGGGCTCGTGGCTGCCACAGCCTGGGGACCCGCAGAAGTGGCACAGGGTAGGGGTGGCAGAGCCTCCAGCACCCAGCCGCTTGGAAGGAGAGGGACACCAAAACCTCTCGTTCCTGCCCCATAACGTCTGCGCAGAGCCCAGCAGACGCAGCCCGCTCCCCGCTGGGGATGGCTGTGCGTGGAGCACAAGGAGGGGTCAGACCCTCGGAGGCCAGCGGGACGCCAGCACCCCGAGGGGTGCCAGCGCTGTGGGGGGAGCACGGGGCGGGCTCCTGCGCGCGCTGTGAGTGTGCCAAGCACGGGAGCTCCGTGCGCAGAGCAACGTGGAGAGCTCCCAGGGCACCTGCAATGTGTGCCCGTTAATTACCCGCTGCCGGGCCCAGAAACACGCGCGGGCACTGTGGGTGCAGGCGGGATCTCTGTGTGGGCAGAGGGGCCGGGCGCTGCTCCGGCTGtagcccagcaccagcacacaCACCCTGCTCACCTTGCCCAGGTTCGCGGTGGCGATTTTGGGCCTGTCCAGCAGCACCGCCTGGATGCAGATCCTGTACCCGTGCAGGGACTCTCCtggaagagcagagggggaTGCGCTCAGACACAGCCACGCGCAGGCACCCGTTTGAGCTTCTCGCCCCTCACGATGCTCCTCAGGTGGGgcccccgcagccctgccccactCCCAGAGCGCCACCGGGGTGCCGATGAACCTGCCCCAGGACCGGGGCAGGAGcacggggctgcagcacctggccGAGCCCTCGGCACCCAGAGCAGGCaccggcacggccccgcgggACAGCGGAGAGCCTGAGGGAATGGGACGCGGCCACGAGTCCCAGAGCAAAGCAGCGCCTCGAGCACCTGCTCGCAGCTACTCCGTGCTCGTGGTGGAGAAGCAGCCGGCACGCAGTGTGACCAGCCCCGGTGCCGCTGGAAGCAGCAGGCCAGCGCCACGCAGGGGACGCGGCTCCCAGCTGCCCTCCGAGAGGCGTTGGCACCAAGTTCTCCATAACGGCCCCAcggggctcctgctgcagctgtgccgATGAGCCCGGCCCAACACCTCCCTGAGGGCACGCAGACAAGCTGCCCGTCTCGCCCCACGTGGAAGAACCCTGCTCTTGGCACCGGCAGCGAGCAGTAGAAGCGTTCTCGTGGTCAGAAACCTCCCACCTGGGGTCTtgtccagctcctgcagcatggTGTAGATGCAGTGGTCGAAGAAGAGCTCCAGCACGCTGGAAGACTTTCCCAGCAGGGATTTGATGATATTCCTCAGCTCTTTGTTCACAAGACAGTACGGGTAATCTGAAGGCAACACAGAGCAAGGAGAAATTCAGCGAGCGCTGGCGCAGCCGCGGTGCGAACCCTGCCCAGCAGGCGCAGGGCGGCGCCTCGAGGCCCATGAGTGCTTCTCGCAGTTATCCCACAGCGGGTGCTCCTAACTCAGCACTAAGTGCCCTCTGTTAAACGTCGGTGCCACGGGGTACGCACAGCTTCTGAAAAGGGAACCACGCTCTCCCTCCCGTTGTCACCCCCAGCAATACGTGCTCCCaagcacaggcagggcaggagatgctgcacGAAGGGAGACCCGACCAGAACGGCTCCGTTAGGGACGGGTGGGTACCAGCGAGCAGACTGCTCAATGCAGTACCACTAGGCACAGCCTGGGGGTCCCTATGCTGAAGGGATGCCTAGAGAAAGTTTCTGATTTGCCAGCTGTATGGATGACTTCAGTGCTCTTGGCAGTCAGAGTCAAATTATAGAGATATCACAGAAATCAACCAAACACAAATCCTATGAAGTATGTCAAATTAAGAACACAGTCCTGTGTTACCTAAGCATCTACTAAAGGCAGTTGTGGTagggaaaaagcaagcaaagaaagCCCCAAACATCTCAACTGGCAGCAAATGAGCCCAGACTCTGGGACAGGCTCGGCCCCATCCATCTcagatgaaaacagatttttcctttagatTTCCAGTGAGTGTTTTGGTCCTGTCCACCCTGATGCTTCTAAAACCCGTCTCTGATGCCTGATGCCAGCTGTCCTTTAACCTTTAGTCTTTAAGAGCCCGTACAACATACACGCTGCAAAGTGGGAGCCCCAGCGGTTCCTGCAGCACGAACAGAAGCACGGAGCAGGCAGTGCCCCCCAGCCGCCCCCGTCCCATGTCACCGCAGTGCCACCAGCCGCAGCGGGCGGGTGCCACTGACCGTGGGCGTGCTGGCTGAGCGTGGGGTCGCTCTTGGGCGCCTGCAGCTTGTAGTTGAGGTAGCCGGCCAGGTCCTTCACCCAGACGGAGGGGTTCTCGGGGAACATGCTCTGGCTCTTgtccagctccttctgcaggtCCGCCACGTCGAGCTGCGGACGACAGAGGTCCCCTGAGACACGCAGACCcaagcaggggaagagaggagcTGGTTTTGGTGCACCAGGGAGCGTGGGGCTGAGgcgctgccctccctgccctgagACCACCGGCCTGACCCCTTATTTCTTAATACTAACAAAGGCTACCGaggaacaacaaaaagcaggttGGAAGTGGTGCTCACACAGGCCGCGCAAGGCAGCTCACCAGAGGAAGGAAGCCCTGCCTGTCCTCACAGCCGGACCGCGTTCCCCTTGCTGCCCCTGGGCACCCACCGGCTCCACGGCcgcaggggctgggctgcatCAGCCAACGGCCCACGGCCACCAAGCCATGGCCACGGGCAGCGCGTTCCTCGCCTTCCTCCTGCCCCGTTACCAGCCACAGAACGTGCCCATCGTCTGCTCCTGCACTCAGCCAGCCAGCAAGCCTCCATCTACCTGAACCTCAAGGAGCTTAGGAGGTGCAGCAAGACTTCAGCGGCCGCTCGACA
The Cygnus olor isolate bCygOlo1 chromosome 3, bCygOlo1.pri.v2, whole genome shotgun sequence genome window above contains:
- the TMEM214 gene encoding transmembrane protein 214, which encodes MAAAGGGRWEVVRRGRRPAGGSGGRRAAGEANAGRVPALARECGAAAGGAGRRRGRGARGRGYRAGGGVPALSHRPRAPPAAPAGAAGGGLEPGPEKAAKRPGREAAAEQAARRQHGGRSGRKAAADGGPKPGRFRSLEEALRALDVADLQKELDKSQSMFPENPSVWVKDLAGYLNYKLQAPKSDPTLSQHAHDYPYCLVNKELRNIIKSLLGKSSSVLELFFDHCIYTMLQELDKTPGESLHGYRICIQAVLLDRPKIATANLGKYLELLRSHQNRPAKCLTILWALGQAGFADLAEGLRVWLGVMLPVLGIKALSPYAVAYLDRLLIMHPNLTKGFGMIGPKDFFPLLDFAFMPNNSLSPSLQEQLRRLYPRLKVLALGARPEATLHTYFPSFLSRATPSCPPAMRKELLTSMSQCLSVDPLSFSVWRQLYTKHLSQSSLLLNHLLESWDNGSRKARQSLQETVRSFKVTNEELAARGPGSEQDVAACDAACKVLLQKMKGGGFPWSRLLLIGLVFAVGFLMHDVRTHGSLQASTSARVLRSSGILSASQQAWHKASHYSLEGYRWLESTLPACCSRGAAVLQPALQLLWAKTAELALRVSELCSSHLSWARDHLPWLLEWLQSRVPEAVLHFAECVRELLLFLLRSCLLPLLEHGAAALQRGWEHCLDACHGEVSWDCLRAHLTSFTYSSWVYLQNTTLAVTNWASAMISGH